A genome region from Blautia coccoides includes the following:
- a CDS encoding metal-dependent transcriptional regulator: MKTECVKDIFHGEIGQNFPSSKGEREEDLLEILYEWQKNGTQPTSSELCSKLDMAKRELNYYLKQMVKHGYLYNLDNRERLKLTEFGKSQGAQCRFRHERLAQFFQLIGMEEKQAEEDACRMEHVLSDEATKKICNFLNYGDTYDRVMRNVNLYSMYREGWYEFYMGIYYTEKRYPRILAKEFFLFSDEIALNVKSAGSYFYLRKKDEAEMDSIDSIWYRDEEEWKQAEETKEGYQIPSDIFIFTVCTDDPVTEGSCMIAFPPRIQPPKEEDIRELNVHIW; this comes from the coding sequence ATGAAAACTGAATGTGTCAAAGATATTTTTCACGGAGAAATCGGACAAAATTTCCCATCTTCTAAAGGGGAGCGGGAGGAGGATCTCCTTGAAATACTCTACGAATGGCAGAAAAATGGAACCCAACCCACGAGCTCGGAGTTGTGCAGTAAGCTTGATATGGCAAAGCGGGAGTTGAATTACTATCTAAAGCAGATGGTAAAGCATGGTTATCTCTATAACCTGGATAACAGAGAGAGGCTTAAACTAACTGAATTTGGAAAATCCCAGGGAGCACAGTGCCGGTTCCGCCATGAACGTCTTGCACAGTTTTTCCAGCTTATCGGAATGGAAGAGAAGCAGGCAGAGGAGGATGCCTGCCGTATGGAACACGTGCTGAGTGATGAGGCTACAAAGAAAATATGTAATTTTTTGAATTATGGAGACACTTATGATCGTGTCATGCGCAATGTCAATCTTTATTCTATGTACAGGGAAGGATGGTATGAGTTTTATATGGGTATCTATTATACAGAGAAGAGATATCCAAGGATTTTGGCAAAAGAGTTTTTTTTGTTTTCCGATGAGATTGCTTTAAATGTAAAAAGTGCAGGAAGTTATTTTTATCTGAGAAAAAAGGACGAAGCAGAGATGGACAGTATCGACAGTATCTGGTACAGGGATGAAGAGGAATGGAAGCAGGCAGAAGAAACGAAAGAAGGTTATCAAATCCCCTCAGATATTTTTATATTTACCGTCTGCACGGATGATCCGGTGACAGAAGGAAGCTGTATGATTGCTTTTCCACCCAGGATACAGCCGCCAAAAGAAGAGGATATTCGGGAATTAAATGTACATATCTGGTAA
- a CDS encoding YbaN family protein has translation MKKNPFRILWIILGFISLALGTIGVVLPILPTVPFYMLTLFCFAKSSEKLHNWFMGTGLYKKHLESFVKSKSMTLRSKLTIMGTVTIVMSVGFIMMSRVPVGRICLAAVWVCHVLYFAFCIRTIPEGEKEYD, from the coding sequence ATGAAGAAAAATCCATTCAGGATACTATGGATCATATTGGGATTTATCAGCCTGGCGTTAGGGACCATCGGTGTGGTGCTTCCGATTCTGCCCACAGTGCCTTTTTACATGCTGACATTATTCTGTTTTGCAAAAAGCTCAGAAAAGCTGCACAACTGGTTTATGGGCACAGGATTATACAAGAAGCATCTGGAAAGCTTTGTGAAAAGCAAATCTATGACACTGCGAAGTAAGCTGACCATCATGGGTACCGTGACCATTGTTATGTCAGTAGGATTTATCATGATGAGCCGTGTTCCTGTGGGAAGGATCTGTCTGGCTGCCGTATGGGTATGCCATGTACTTTATTTTGCTTTCTGTATTAGGACCATTCCGGAAGGGGAAAAAGAATATGATTAA
- a CDS encoding ABC transporter ATP-binding protein translates to MQTKTAMEVKNLSFSYGKNKILRDVSFAIGEGEITTIMGANGCGKSTLFSLMTKNLYPRKGKIFLGGKNIQNLGLKDFAKKVSIVHQYNTSSDDITVERLVSYGRTPHMKMMQAKGEEDDRLVEWAMEVTNITKYRDREVGKLSGGQRQRVWIAMALAQNTKILFLDEPTTYLDIRYQVEILELVKKLNQEFGITIIMVLHDINQAIYFSDKVIGLKGGLVEILGKPNDVITTESIETLYGIRLDVTKIEGQKFVLTI, encoded by the coding sequence ATGCAAACTAAAACAGCAATGGAGGTTAAGAATCTCTCCTTTTCTTATGGTAAGAACAAGATTTTAAGAGATGTGTCTTTTGCCATTGGGGAAGGGGAGATCACAACCATAATGGGAGCCAACGGCTGCGGCAAATCCACCTTGTTTTCCCTCATGACTAAGAACCTGTATCCAAGAAAGGGGAAAATCTTTTTGGGAGGAAAGAATATACAGAATCTGGGGCTGAAGGATTTTGCAAAGAAGGTGTCTATTGTACACCAGTATAATACCTCCAGTGATGATATTACAGTGGAACGCCTGGTGTCATACGGAAGGACTCCTCACATGAAAATGATGCAGGCCAAAGGCGAGGAGGATGACCGGCTGGTAGAGTGGGCCATGGAGGTGACGAATATAACAAAATACCGGGACCGGGAGGTGGGGAAGCTCTCAGGCGGTCAGCGGCAGAGGGTGTGGATCGCCATGGCCCTTGCCCAGAATACAAAAATATTGTTTCTGGACGAACCCACTACATATCTGGATATCCGTTATCAGGTGGAAATCCTGGAGCTGGTAAAAAAATTGAACCAGGAATTTGGGATAACGATCATCATGGTGCTTCATGACATCAATCAGGCCATATATTTTTCTGACAAAGTGATTGGTCTGAAAGGTGGGCTTGTGGAAATCCTGGGGAAACCAAACGACGTGATCACAACAGAGAGTATTGAGACCCTCTATGGAATCCGTCTGGATGTAACAAAAATAGAAGGGCAGAAATTTGTCCTGACAATTTAG
- a CDS encoding ABC transporter ATP-binding protein/permease, with amino-acid sequence MIKTRLVKLLAHGKKYIVYNILWQWIALLFWIAAIFSVTGLLEKALYRAMTARDCGETVLVFGTAVIMRFLCDRMSSRASYHASVDVKRILREKIYEKLLRLGASYREHTATSSVVQMAAEGVEQLEIYFGKYLPQLFYSLLAPVTLFAVLAFVDIKASVVLLLCVPLIPISIVLVQKFAKRLLNKYWGIYAGLGDSFLENLQGLTTLKIYRADEKKAEEMDREAEQFRNITMKVLTMQLNSTSVMDIVAYGGAAIGMIVAVREYLAGNVSLAGTLAIVLLASEFFIPLRLLGSFFHIAMNGMAASDKIFALLDTPEPERGTGRAEKSDLSVDLSHVKFSYEEDRGILEDVSLHIPAGSMVSLVGTSGCGKSTIVSLLMGRNKGYQGSIRIGEKELSQMDEENLMETVTLVSHNSYLFKGTVEDNLRMGRPDATRAELEEALSKVNLLAFLKEQDGLDTKVLEKGSNFSGGQCQRLALARALLHDTPVYIFDEAASNIDVESEEMIMGVIRQMAKEKTVILISHRLANGVGADCIYMMENGRIAETGTHGELMGQCGSYRKLFESQSALEQYSHAADKEGARG; translated from the coding sequence ATGATTAAGACACGACTGGTTAAGCTTCTTGCCCACGGAAAGAAGTATATTGTTTATAATATTCTGTGGCAGTGGATTGCGCTGCTATTTTGGATAGCCGCCATATTCTCTGTGACAGGACTGCTGGAAAAGGCATTATACAGAGCCATGACTGCCAGAGACTGTGGAGAGACAGTCCTTGTCTTTGGGACTGCTGTAATTATGCGCTTCCTATGTGACAGGATGTCCTCCAGGGCATCCTATCACGCAAGTGTGGATGTAAAACGGATTCTGAGAGAAAAGATTTATGAAAAGCTGCTGCGCCTGGGGGCTTCCTACAGGGAGCATACAGCCACCTCTTCTGTGGTACAGATGGCCGCAGAGGGAGTGGAGCAGCTTGAGATTTATTTTGGAAAATATCTTCCGCAGTTATTCTACAGCCTGCTGGCACCGGTGACTTTGTTTGCAGTGCTGGCTTTTGTGGATATTAAGGCAAGTGTGGTGCTGCTTCTTTGTGTCCCGCTGATTCCCATATCCATTGTACTGGTCCAGAAGTTTGCCAAAAGGCTTTTGAATAAATACTGGGGTATTTATGCCGGCCTTGGGGACAGCTTTTTGGAGAATCTCCAAGGGCTTACAACCTTAAAGATTTATAGGGCGGATGAAAAGAAGGCAGAGGAGATGGATCGGGAGGCAGAGCAGTTCCGCAATATTACCATGAAGGTTCTTACTATGCAGCTTAACTCCACCAGTGTGATGGATATTGTGGCTTACGGCGGTGCTGCCATTGGCATGATCGTGGCTGTACGGGAGTATCTTGCCGGAAATGTATCCCTTGCGGGAACGCTGGCCATTGTGCTGCTGGCATCTGAGTTTTTTATTCCGCTTAGGCTGTTGGGGTCATTTTTTCATATTGCGATGAACGGCATGGCAGCCAGCGATAAGATTTTTGCTCTGCTGGACACACCGGAACCGGAAAGAGGAACCGGGAGAGCCGAAAAAAGTGATCTGTCGGTGGATCTGTCCCATGTGAAGTTTTCTTATGAGGAGGACAGGGGGATATTGGAGGATGTGTCTCTGCATATTCCTGCCGGAAGTATGGTTTCTCTGGTAGGCACCTCCGGTTGTGGAAAGAGTACCATTGTATCCCTTCTGATGGGGCGCAATAAAGGGTACCAGGGGAGCATACGCATAGGTGAGAAAGAACTTTCCCAAATGGATGAGGAAAATCTCATGGAGACGGTGACACTGGTAAGCCATAACAGCTATCTGTTTAAAGGGACCGTGGAGGACAATCTGCGGATGGGCAGGCCGGATGCCACCAGGGCAGAGCTGGAGGAAGCACTCTCAAAAGTGAATCTGCTTGCGTTCTTAAAAGAACAGGACGGTTTGGATACAAAGGTACTAGAAAAAGGAAGCAATTTTTCAGGCGGACAATGTCAGAGGCTTGCCCTTGCAAGGGCGCTGCTTCACGATACGCCGGTGTACATTTTTGACGAAGCCGCATCCAATATTGATGTGGAGAGTGAAGAGATGATCATGGGCGTTATTCGGCAGATGGCTAAAGAGAAAACCGTGATCCTTATTTCCCACAGACTTGCCAATGGAGTGGGGGCAGACTGTATCTATATGATGGAGAACGGAAGAATTGCTGAGACAGGAACCCACGGGGAACTGATGGGACAGTGCGGAAGCTACAGAAAACTTTTTGAGAGCCAGAGCGCTTTGGAACAGTATAGTCATGCAGCAGACAAAGAGGGGGCGAGAGGATGA
- a CDS encoding amino acid ABC transporter ATP-binding/permease protein, protein MKERRSGIRIMGSLIGLVRPLMGRMFAAVTLGVLGYLCAIFLTILAGCAILHGLTTVGAGGIRLTEQPGFLISLPFGTVFTVMGIMAVLRGLLHYAEQYCNHYIAFKLLAIIRHRVFASLRRLCPAKLEGRDKGNLISIITTDIELLEVFYAHTISPIAIGSLTSLVMVLFIGHFHLYAGVLALAGYLVVGVVLPVWNGKRGGSKGMEFRTGFGELNSFVLDSLRGLDETIQYGQGQKRKEQMNERSVKLGGIQKDLSKMEASARGITNLSILVFSFLMLFLMLYLYQGGQAGFSEVLLCTVSMMGSFGPVVALSSLSNNLNQTLASGERVLSILEEEPMVQEVSAEKETGFTGASCEHVNFSYEEETILRDYSICFKPGQIVGIHGASGSGKSTLLKLLMRFWDTQDGSIKISDRDIKKINTENLRRMESYVTQETYLFHDSIANNIAVGKSDADREEIMEAAKKASIHDFIMTLPKGYDTEVGELGDTLSGGERQRIGIARAFLHDAPFLLLDEPTSNLDSLNEGIILKSLKDSCHKKTVILVSHRKSTMNLADIVYTMDNGRLS, encoded by the coding sequence ATGAAAGAGAGAAGAAGCGGAATACGCATTATGGGAAGTCTGATTGGTTTAGTCAGACCTCTTATGGGACGAATGTTTGCGGCAGTTACCCTGGGAGTTCTCGGCTACCTGTGTGCTATTTTTCTGACTATACTGGCCGGATGCGCCATTTTGCACGGATTAACTACGGTTGGTGCAGGGGGGATCCGTCTGACAGAACAGCCGGGATTTTTAATTTCTCTGCCCTTTGGAACTGTTTTTACAGTTATGGGTATTATGGCAGTTCTTCGGGGCCTGCTGCATTACGCAGAACAATACTGTAACCATTATATTGCATTCAAATTGCTGGCTATTATCCGGCACAGAGTGTTTGCGTCCTTGCGCAGGCTATGTCCGGCAAAATTGGAGGGAAGAGACAAGGGGAACCTGATCTCCATTATAACTACGGACATTGAGCTTTTGGAAGTGTTTTATGCACATACGATCTCACCCATTGCCATAGGTTCCCTGACATCTCTGGTGATGGTGCTGTTTATAGGGCATTTTCATTTATATGCAGGAGTGCTGGCTCTTGCGGGATACTTGGTGGTGGGTGTCGTACTTCCTGTCTGGAATGGAAAACGAGGCGGAAGTAAAGGCATGGAATTTAGAACCGGCTTTGGGGAACTGAACAGCTTTGTGCTGGATTCCCTGCGGGGATTGGATGAGACCATTCAGTACGGACAGGGACAGAAGAGGAAAGAGCAGATGAATGAGCGCTCTGTAAAACTTGGCGGTATCCAGAAGGATTTAAGCAAAATGGAGGCGTCCGCCAGGGGCATCACCAATCTGAGCATCCTGGTATTTTCCTTTTTGATGCTGTTTCTCATGCTGTATCTGTATCAGGGAGGACAGGCTGGCTTTTCAGAGGTGCTTTTGTGTACGGTTTCCATGATGGGTTCTTTTGGACCTGTGGTGGCATTATCCAGTCTTTCCAATAATCTGAACCAGACACTTGCCAGCGGGGAGCGGGTGCTTTCCATTCTGGAGGAGGAACCAATGGTACAGGAAGTGAGCGCTGAAAAAGAGACAGGATTTACCGGTGCATCCTGTGAACATGTGAACTTTTCTTATGAGGAGGAGACGATTCTCAGGGATTATTCCATTTGTTTTAAACCGGGGCAGATCGTGGGGATACATGGTGCCAGCGGCTCCGGAAAATCTACGCTCTTAAAGCTCCTCATGAGATTCTGGGATACGCAGGACGGAAGTATAAAAATCTCCGACAGGGATATAAAGAAAATCAACACGGAAAATCTGCGGCGGATGGAATCATATGTTACCCAGGAGACTTATTTGTTCCACGATTCCATCGCCAACAACATTGCGGTTGGAAAGTCGGATGCGGACAGGGAAGAGATCATGGAGGCGGCAAAAAAAGCTTCCATCCACGATTTTATCATGACTCTGCCAAAAGGATATGATACGGAGGTGGGGGAACTGGGGGACACCCTTTCGGGGGGAGAACGCCAGAGGATTGGAATTGCCAGGGCTTTTCTTCACGATGCGCCATTTCTTCTTCTGGATGAACCAACCAGTAATCTGGATTCTTTGAATGAAGGCATCATATTGAAGTCCCTGAAGGACTCCTGTCATAAAAAGACCGTGATTCTTGTATCCCACAGGAAGTCCACTATGAATCTGGCCGATATTGTGTATACGATGGATAATGGAAGGCTGTCCTGA